One genomic region from Bos indicus isolate NIAB-ARS_2022 breed Sahiwal x Tharparkar chromosome 17, NIAB-ARS_B.indTharparkar_mat_pri_1.0, whole genome shotgun sequence encodes:
- the TPST2 gene encoding protein-tyrosine sulfotransferase 2 isoform X2, whose protein sequence is MRLSVRRALLAAGLALALVLAVHLGQRVLECQAVLGGLRGPRRTMRPEQEDLMMVGADHVEYRYGKAMPLIFVGGVPRSGTTLMRAMLDAHPEVRCGEETRIIPRVLAMRQAWSKSGREKLRLDEAGVTDEVLDAAMQAFILEVIAKHGEPARVLCNKDPFTLKSSVYLSRLFPNSKFLLMVRDGRASVHSMITRKVTIAGFDLSSYRDCLTKWNKAIEVMYAQCMEVGRDKCLPVYYEQLVLHPRRSLKVILDFLGIAWSDAVLHHEDLIGKPGGVSLSKIERSTDQVIKPVNLEALSKWTGHIPGDVLRDMAQIAPMLARLGYDPYANPPNYGNPDPIVINNTHRVLKGDYKTPANLKGYFQVNLNSTSSHLGSS, encoded by the exons ATGCGCCTGTCGGTGCGGAGGGCGCTGCTGGCAGCcggcctggccctggccctggtgCTGGCCGTCCACCTGGGGCAGCGGGTGCTGGAGTGCCAGGCGGTGCTAGGGGGCCTGCGGGGCCCCCGGCGGACCATGCGGCCCGAGCAGGAGGACCTGATGATGGTGGGCGCAGACCACGTGGAGTACCGCTACGGCAAGGCCATGCCACTCATCTTCGTCGGGGGCGTGCCCCGGAGTGGCACCACGCTGATGCGGGCCATGCTGGACGCGCACCCCGAGGTGCGCTGCGGCGAGGAGACCCGCATCATCCCACGCGTGCTGGCCATGCGCCAGGCCTGGTCCAAGTCGGGCCGGGAGAAGCTGCGGCTGGACGAGGCGGGCGTGACGGACGAGGTGCTGGACGCCGCCATGCAGGCCTTCATCCTGGAGGTGATCGCCAAGCACGGCGAGCCGGCccgtgtgctctgcaacaaggacCCCTTCACGCTCAAGTCCTCCGTCTACCTGTCGCGCCTCTTCCCCAACTCTAAGTTCCTGCTCATGGTGCGCGACGGCCGGGCCTCAGTGCACTCCATGATCACCCGCAAGGTCACCATCGCTGGCTTCGACCTCAGCAGCTACCGCGACTGCCTCACCAAGTGGAACAAGGCCATCGAGGTGATGTATGCGCAGTGCatggaggtgggcagggacaaGTGCCTGCCCGTGTACTACGAGCAGCTGGTGCTACACCCCCGGCGCTCCCTCAAGGTCATCCTCGACTTCCTGGGCATCGCCTGGAGCGACGCTGTCCTGCACCATGAGGACCTCATCGGCAAGCCGGGCGGCGTCTCCCTGTCCAA GATTGAACGATCCACAGACCAGGTCATCAAGCCCGTGAACCTAGAAGCTCTCTCCAAGTGGACTGGCCACATCCCTGGGGACGTGTTGAGGGACATGGCCCAGATCGCCCCCATGCTGGCCCGGCTCGGCTATGACCCCTATGCAAACCCGCCCAACTACGGCAACCCCGACCCCATTGTCATCAACAACACACACCGG